A genomic window from Clostridium aceticum includes:
- a CDS encoding response regulator transcription factor, translated as MKILIVDDDLLVCQSLQILLSREEDMEVMATASNGAEAIACCQSALPDVVLMDIRMPVMDGIQATRQIKKDWPQVRVMMLTTFQDEQNIRLAILAGAEGYLIKSTEVSSMAQQLRTLFSGTSVLDADVLKSLMQPEREGFEELTPREKDILELVVQGLSNREIAEHLFLTEGTVRNTLSIILEKLQVRDRTQLAIYYWRRA; from the coding sequence ATGAAAATCTTAATCGTAGATGATGATTTATTGGTATGTCAAAGTCTTCAGATACTTCTTTCTCGTGAAGAGGATATGGAGGTGATGGCTACAGCCAGCAATGGAGCTGAAGCCATTGCCTGTTGCCAGTCCGCATTGCCGGATGTGGTATTAATGGATATAAGGATGCCTGTTATGGATGGGATACAAGCCACACGACAGATTAAGAAGGATTGGCCTCAGGTTCGGGTGATGATGCTGACCACCTTTCAGGATGAACAAAATATCCGTCTTGCCATCTTAGCAGGGGCCGAGGGCTATTTAATTAAATCCACAGAAGTTTCTAGTATGGCACAGCAATTACGCACTTTGTTTTCAGGTACATCAGTATTAGATGCGGATGTGCTCAAGTCCTTAATGCAGCCTGAAAGAGAAGGATTTGAAGAATTGACTCCTCGAGAGAAGGATATACTAGAGTTGGTGGTACAGGGACTTTCTAATCGTGAAATAGCGGAGCATTTATTCCTTACTGAAGGAACGGTACGCAATACCTTATCAATTATATTAGAAAAATTACAGGTAAGAGATCGGACACAACTGGCAATTTATTATTGGCGAAGGGCTTAG
- a CDS encoding sensor histidine kinase, with translation MTKEWEIWTPQASIVLWRILGLFLLCMLWLRDHDSEIGVVLLLFLMMMAVARWRFSLSGWMVIIDQAACLVTIPFWSYAAFGLAMPLFEGMLIGKLWFLVPGLIWMFIYFQMSIPLIAVLAVAVLSGWTIRSWSLETNIYRQEADQQRRDRYELESLKGELLLANVQTARMAELAERNRIAQELHDDVGHELTAAVLALQAFEQLWKEENPLARDMFVQAQQRLSNSALYLRERVHNMKPVMMIGLEGLKAICNGFTMCPIHFQSYGDTSSVPAYLWSILEPCLKEALTNAARHAKATKVNISLDVNPHIVRLSIHDDGIGGSGDSDGIGIRNLRQRAKAVGGSISIDTDEGFQLICVLPMEKRSLKA, from the coding sequence ATGACGAAGGAATGGGAAATATGGACTCCACAAGCTAGTATTGTTCTTTGGCGGATACTAGGACTATTTCTGCTGTGCATGTTATGGCTAAGGGACCATGATAGTGAAATAGGGGTAGTCCTTTTGCTATTTTTAATGATGATGGCAGTAGCTCGTTGGCGCTTTAGCTTATCTGGATGGATGGTAATCATTGACCAGGCCGCTTGTTTAGTCACGATACCATTTTGGTCCTATGCCGCCTTCGGGCTAGCTATGCCATTGTTTGAAGGAATGCTTATAGGAAAGCTGTGGTTTTTAGTACCTGGACTTATTTGGATGTTTATTTATTTTCAGATGTCTATACCTTTAATTGCTGTCCTTGCTGTAGCAGTGCTTTCAGGATGGACTATTCGCAGCTGGTCTTTAGAAACCAATATATATCGACAAGAAGCAGACCAACAGCGTCGGGATCGATATGAACTGGAAAGCTTGAAAGGTGAATTATTGTTAGCCAATGTTCAAACAGCTAGAATGGCAGAACTAGCTGAACGGAATCGGATTGCTCAGGAATTGCATGATGATGTGGGGCATGAACTTACTGCTGCTGTATTGGCACTGCAAGCCTTTGAACAGCTATGGAAGGAAGAAAACCCTTTGGCCAGGGATATGTTTGTTCAGGCACAACAACGCCTCTCCAATAGTGCTCTTTATTTAAGGGAGAGAGTACATAATATGAAACCAGTAATGATGATAGGGCTTGAGGGACTTAAGGCAATATGCAACGGATTTACTATGTGCCCCATCCATTTTCAAAGCTATGGAGATACTTCTAGCGTACCTGCTTATTTGTGGAGTATACTTGAACCCTGTTTAAAGGAAGCTTTAACAAATGCAGCACGTCATGCGAAAGCCACAAAAGTAAACATATCTTTAGATGTTAACCCTCACATTGTACGATTATCTATACATGATGATGGTATAGGTGGTAGTGGGGATAGCGATGGTATAGGAATTAGAAACCTTCGACAGCGGGCTAAGGCTGTAGGTGGCAGTATATCCATTGATACAGACGAGGGATTTCAATTGATATGTGTTCTACCAATGGAAAAAAGATCACTGAAAGCTTGA
- a CDS encoding ABC transporter permease — protein MTIFTFVFKRFFRKPSNVVFLLILPIASVFLPVGEWLPIPLGFQYYGLLLLFIAARLASVIMEDRMNKTLLRIGVAPVTHFQYLWQNLLAYSIILIAVNLVVVIVGVAVHGGKLISPVLLFIIYSFFSMTAIGLSLAWYSLFRNKEAATSVFGGVVMLIGMLGGVMWPVEIMPELLQRIAMLLPTYWLTEGIILVISGASIIDLGLPLAMMMMFSIAFLLLGSRRKLA, from the coding sequence ATGACCATATTTACCTTTGTTTTTAAGCGTTTTTTCCGTAAACCCTCCAATGTCGTGTTTTTGTTGATTCTACCAATAGCTTCTGTATTTCTACCGGTTGGGGAGTGGCTTCCGATACCTCTAGGTTTTCAATATTATGGATTATTACTATTGTTTATCGCTGCTAGGCTAGCAAGCGTTATTATGGAAGATCGAATGAATAAGACATTGCTACGAATTGGGGTAGCACCAGTAACGCATTTCCAATATTTATGGCAAAACCTTCTAGCCTATTCCATTATACTAATAGCAGTAAACCTTGTGGTGGTAATAGTTGGTGTAGCTGTACATGGTGGAAAATTAATTTCTCCAGTGCTGCTATTTATCATTTACTCCTTCTTTTCTATGACAGCCATTGGACTTTCTTTGGCTTGGTATTCTTTATTTCGTAACAAAGAGGCAGCCACTAGCGTATTCGGTGGTGTAGTCATGTTGATAGGTATGCTGGGGGGCGTGATGTGGCCTGTTGAAATTATGCCGGAACTCTTGCAACGTATAGCTATGCTATTACCTACCTACTGGTTAACTGAAGGGATCATACTTGTTATAAGTGGTGCCTCAATAATTGATTTAGGACTTCCTTTGGCTATGATGATGATGTTTAGTATAGCATTTTTATTATTGGGTAGTAGAAGAAAGTTGGCGTGA
- a CDS encoding ABC transporter permease, whose product MILRTSYFMFRRMLRGYLGMIILLITPLALITVLGMIAGNAVDALGVPVMNGVALTMVLGFQLYGGFYTMEYVRDDLISSKKWRMYSLPYQAHQHAFSILFTCTVFSALQGTVMVFFTRWVYGVDWGNMVLVLIVLLTLSMLSQLVFLVLVLGVKNYKSAERLGTAYGLVSMALAGVWFPMPDTGVLGFLSSYGNPLSLGQNAVYALMVGESMDKVVINLGILIAASVAMVMVATYIGRRKLA is encoded by the coding sequence ATGATTTTAAGGACTAGTTACTTTATGTTTCGCAGAATGCTTAGAGGATACCTTGGGATGATCATATTGTTGATAACCCCTTTGGCTTTGATCACTGTACTGGGGATGATAGCAGGTAATGCAGTAGATGCACTTGGCGTGCCTGTCATGAATGGCGTTGCACTAACTATGGTTCTAGGCTTTCAGCTTTATGGGGGATTTTATACAATGGAATATGTTAGAGATGATTTAATTTCTTCTAAAAAATGGCGAATGTACTCTCTGCCATATCAGGCACATCAACATGCTTTTTCCATCCTTTTCACCTGCACCGTATTTAGTGCATTACAGGGAACAGTTATGGTTTTCTTTACCCGATGGGTATATGGTGTTGATTGGGGTAATATGGTATTAGTATTAATAGTATTACTGACGCTCTCCATGCTAAGCCAGCTGGTATTCTTAGTCTTAGTGCTTGGAGTAAAAAACTATAAGTCTGCAGAGAGACTAGGTACAGCATACGGCCTAGTGTCAATGGCTTTAGCGGGAGTTTGGTTTCCTATGCCGGACACTGGAGTTTTGGGCTTTTTATCTTCCTATGGAAACCCACTTTCTCTAGGGCAGAATGCGGTTTATGCCCTTATGGTTGGAGAAAGTATGGATAAAGTAGTGATAAATCTAGGTATTCTAATAGCAGCTTCAGTGGCAATGGTAATGGTGGCTACCTATATTGGAAGGAGGAAATTGGCATGA
- a CDS encoding ABC transporter ATP-binding protein, with protein MAIAYMKNIVKRYGTHLALDHVDLDIADGEILGLLGPNGAGKTTLIHSLAGLVSVDSGEIHVFDKSQKNHMLEIKHQIGLVTQEITVFGDLTARENLQFFGGIYGLKGNKLKERVDETLEFVGLAEHSKKLPAKFSGGMQRRLNIACALVHRPKFLIMDEPTVGIDPQSRNHILETVGELNRQGTTILYTTHYMEEVQAIASRVVIMDQGHVIAQGTIDELVEKIQHEEKIKLEVAEPTEELLERLRKLDGVKQVTQMGKKIQIISHVGSGNLDRVLSIAREAGGVLSISAEKPTLEDVFLTLTGKQLRDKGEE; from the coding sequence ATGGCTATCGCATATATGAAAAATATAGTGAAACGATATGGTACACATTTAGCGCTAGATCATGTTGATCTTGATATTGCTGATGGAGAAATCTTAGGGTTATTAGGGCCCAATGGGGCAGGAAAAACTACTTTGATTCATTCTTTAGCAGGTTTAGTTTCCGTCGATTCTGGAGAAATCCATGTATTTGATAAATCACAAAAAAACCATATGCTTGAAATCAAGCATCAAATTGGACTAGTTACTCAGGAGATCACTGTTTTTGGGGACTTAACCGCCAGAGAAAATCTGCAATTTTTTGGTGGTATTTATGGTTTAAAGGGAAATAAGTTAAAGGAACGTGTAGATGAAACACTAGAATTTGTTGGTCTCGCAGAGCATAGTAAGAAGCTGCCTGCTAAATTTTCAGGAGGTATGCAAAGGAGATTGAACATCGCCTGTGCCCTTGTCCATAGACCAAAGTTTTTAATTATGGATGAACCTACTGTAGGGATTGATCCTCAATCCCGTAACCATATTCTCGAAACTGTGGGGGAGCTAAATCGTCAAGGTACAACCATTCTTTATACCACGCATTATATGGAGGAGGTTCAAGCCATTGCCTCTAGAGTAGTGATTATGGATCAAGGGCATGTCATCGCTCAGGGAACTATAGATGAATTGGTGGAAAAAATTCAGCATGAAGAAAAGATCAAGCTGGAGGTGGCAGAGCCCACAGAAGAGCTTTTAGAAAGACTTCGTAAACTTGATGGGGTGAAACAGGTAACACAAATGGGTAAGAAAATACAAATTATCTCCCATGTAGGGTCTGGCAATCTTGATAGAGTGCTTTCTATTGCTAGGGAAGCTGGGGGTGTGCTTTCTATTAGTGCAGAAAAACCCACTCTGGAGGATGTATTTTTAACCCTTACTGGTAAACAATTAAGAGATAAGGGGGAGGAGTAA
- a CDS encoding GerMN domain-containing protein yields the protein MKKLAILLFVLIFLAACRTQTPPEAPPIDDNGELEKTIEDFYPFLANTYFTYEGIGMEFAERETYFDFIGNERAQIRTHTTGTTVVQILEYREGALELVLSREEAYYLADYTDANITEEREILLMEPIQVGTNWTLPDGRTREITGMNVAIETPSGNYEALEVTTEGSENTQTKTYYVEGIGMVLSVFETEDHEVVTALATIEKETDTTYLLRCYYPDFESEQVIYRDFDIFFHTNDEIEPIYTEYLQRSHSEFISPVLSENVTLQSFSYNAEEELVIVDLSSNFVNEMNLGAGYESLVIQSIVNTVGFNFGVEKVVLTLDGALYESGHLQLQEGDYFEVNYGNEAL from the coding sequence ATGAAAAAATTAGCTATCTTATTGTTTGTTTTAATTTTTCTTGCAGCGTGTCGGACTCAAACTCCACCGGAAGCTCCTCCGATAGATGATAATGGTGAACTGGAAAAAACGATTGAAGATTTTTATCCTTTTTTGGCCAACACTTATTTCACTTATGAAGGAATTGGGATGGAGTTTGCAGAAAGGGAGACTTACTTTGACTTTATAGGTAATGAGAGAGCGCAAATTCGTACGCATACCACTGGGACAACCGTGGTGCAGATACTAGAGTATCGTGAGGGAGCTTTAGAACTGGTTTTAAGTCGTGAAGAAGCCTATTATCTAGCAGATTATACGGATGCAAATATTACTGAGGAGAGAGAAATTCTTTTGATGGAGCCTATTCAGGTGGGGACAAATTGGACATTGCCAGATGGGCGCACAAGGGAAATAACAGGAATGAATGTTGCTATTGAAACTCCCTCCGGCAACTATGAAGCATTAGAAGTGACGACAGAAGGATCTGAAAACACACAGACAAAAACCTATTATGTTGAGGGGATAGGTATGGTGCTATCGGTTTTTGAAACCGAGGATCATGAGGTAGTTACAGCCCTTGCAACCATTGAAAAGGAAACCGACACTACTTATTTACTTCGTTGTTATTATCCTGACTTTGAAAGTGAGCAAGTGATTTATAGGGACTTTGACATCTTTTTTCATACCAATGATGAAATTGAACCCATATATACGGAGTATCTGCAACGTTCCCATAGTGAGTTTATATCTCCAGTATTGAGTGAAAATGTTACACTGCAATCTTTTTCATATAATGCTGAGGAAGAGCTGGTTATAGTAGATTTATCAAGTAACTTTGTCAATGAAATGAATCTGGGGGCTGGATATGAATCATTGGTGATCCAAAGCATTGTAAATACAGTAGGATTTAATTTTGGTGTTGAAAAAGTGGTGCTTACCCTGGATGGAGCGCTTTATGAGTCTGGGCACCTTCAGCTGCAAGAAGGGGATTATTTTGAAGTGAATTATGGAAATGAAGCTCTCTAA
- a CDS encoding PadR family transcriptional regulator, producing MKIDKDLMKGSTTMLILNLLSNSDMYGYQMVKELEKHSDNTFTLKEGTMYPILHSLESEGMVEAYWNEGTSERKRKYYHITSKGKKLLKEKKKEWELYSKTVNKVMGGVCFE from the coding sequence ATGAAAATTGATAAAGATCTTATGAAGGGTAGTACAACAATGCTAATACTTAATTTGCTAAGTAATAGTGACATGTATGGTTATCAGATGGTAAAGGAATTAGAAAAACACTCTGATAATACTTTTACTTTAAAGGAGGGTACTATGTATCCAATTCTTCATTCATTAGAAAGTGAAGGTATGGTTGAGGCCTATTGGAATGAAGGTACTTCAGAACGCAAACGAAAGTATTACCATATTACCAGTAAGGGCAAGAAGTTGCTAAAGGAAAAGAAAAAGGAATGGGAGCTTTATAGTAAGACCGTTAATAAGGTGATGGGTGGTGTTTGCTTTGAATAA
- a CDS encoding FtsW/RodA/SpoVE family cell cycle protein, with amino-acid sequence MNKCIIDFLDKVCGQIKYKNVLGNISEELKSHIYELAEGYIERGMSEDEAVQKSVNQMGDPVEIGKKLDKTYRPKTEWSIISLLSLMVLIGGIALFSIASDQASFMHLSHYVRSYLVYTLIGIGICTVCYFFDYTRLEKYSLPIFIGTIVFLFTIQKLGHQVNEVSYARIGGLTFNPVSIALPLWLLSFAGLVSRWATGSIKGMLKILGLASLAVLTLLAQPSFSSAVLLSSGLIIIITIAVMNKEFVGNRKRILISIYGGAALVMFSLLFRILRQGSYIANRLLVFLNPSLDPHGNGYINLLLNEVLSGAKFFGKSDNLYLTIEGINRIALPEANTDFIFAYIVGAFGWVVGISTIIVIVLAVIRMFLATRKIRHQYGKYLACSIISVFTLQALGNILMNVGMAPILGFSLPFISYGGTNFVANMALIGVLLGVYRRKDLVMAEQGQFNV; translated from the coding sequence TTGAATAAATGTATTATTGATTTTTTGGATAAGGTTTGTGGACAGATAAAATATAAAAATGTCTTAGGAAATATTTCAGAAGAATTAAAATCTCATATTTACGAACTAGCAGAGGGCTATATAGAGAGGGGAATGAGTGAGGATGAGGCAGTACAAAAATCAGTAAATCAAATGGGTGACCCTGTTGAAATAGGGAAAAAGCTCGATAAAACCTATAGGCCTAAAACTGAATGGTCAATCATATCATTACTTAGTCTTATGGTTTTAATTGGGGGAATCGCTTTGTTTTCCATTGCTAGTGATCAGGCTTCATTCATGCATCTTAGTCACTATGTGAGATCCTACTTAGTTTATACACTCATAGGCATTGGTATATGTACTGTTTGCTATTTCTTTGATTATACTAGACTTGAAAAATATTCACTGCCGATTTTCATAGGCACTATTGTTTTTTTATTTACGATTCAAAAACTTGGACACCAAGTGAATGAAGTATCCTATGCACGAATAGGGGGATTAACCTTTAATCCTGTATCCATAGCACTGCCGCTTTGGCTTCTATCCTTTGCAGGACTTGTAAGTAGATGGGCTACCGGAAGTATCAAAGGGATGTTAAAAATATTAGGATTAGCATCTTTAGCTGTACTTACATTACTAGCACAACCCTCTTTTTCAAGTGCCGTCTTGCTTAGCAGCGGACTAATCATTATTATTACAATAGCAGTTATGAACAAAGAGTTTGTTGGAAATAGAAAGAGAATTTTAATCTCCATTTATGGAGGTGCAGCTTTGGTAATGTTCTCTTTATTGTTCCGTATATTAAGGCAAGGCAGTTATATTGCAAACAGATTGTTAGTATTTTTAAACCCTAGTCTGGACCCCCATGGAAACGGGTATATTAATTTGCTTTTAAATGAGGTGTTATCTGGGGCTAAGTTCTTTGGCAAGAGTGATAATCTTTACTTAACTATTGAAGGAATAAATAGAATAGCATTACCAGAAGCAAACACAGATTTTATCTTTGCCTATATTGTAGGTGCCTTTGGCTGGGTAGTAGGTATCAGCACGATTATCGTTATAGTATTAGCTGTAATCCGTATGTTTTTAGCAACAAGAAAAATTAGGCATCAATATGGTAAATACTTAGCCTGCTCCATCATATCTGTATTTACATTACAGGCATTGGGAAATATATTAATGAATGTAGGAATGGCTCCTATATTAGGTTTCTCTTTACCCTTTATCTCCTACGGTGGCACTAATTTTGTTGCAAATATGGCTTTAATAGGGGTATTGTTGGGGGTATATCGTAGAAAAGACTTGGTTATGGCAGAACAAGGACAGTTCAATGTTTAG
- the galE gene encoding UDP-glucose 4-epimerase GalE — MAILVCGGAGYIGSHTVAALLEKNEEVVIIDHLEKGHKEAVLGGKLYIGDLRDTEFLDKVFAENKIEAVIHFAAFSLVGESMEEPFKYYDNNVYGTLRLLEAMNKYHVKKIVFSSTAATYGEPKRVPIKEEEETIPTNPYGETKLAVEKILKWGEVAYGINYIVLRYFNVAGAHKSGKIGEDHSPETHLIPIILQVALGKREKIMIYGEDYPTKDGSCIRDYIHVMDLADAHILAVDKLRKGDRSATYNLGNGEGFSVKGVIEVARKVTGHAIPAEVAGRRPGDPAILIASSEKIITELGWNPKHASLEEIIASAWKWHQGHPDGYGK, encoded by the coding sequence ATGGCAATATTAGTGTGTGGAGGAGCTGGATATATAGGAAGCCATACAGTGGCTGCTCTTTTGGAAAAAAATGAAGAAGTTGTTATTATAGATCATTTAGAAAAAGGTCACAAAGAAGCTGTACTAGGAGGAAAGTTATATATAGGAGATTTAAGAGATACTGAGTTTTTAGACAAAGTGTTTGCAGAAAATAAAATAGAAGCAGTAATCCATTTTGCAGCATTTTCTCTAGTGGGGGAGAGTATGGAGGAACCCTTTAAGTATTATGATAATAACGTATATGGAACCCTAAGACTTCTAGAGGCTATGAATAAATATCATGTGAAAAAAATAGTATTTTCCTCTACAGCTGCAACCTATGGGGAACCCAAAAGAGTGCCAATAAAAGAGGAAGAAGAGACAATTCCCACCAATCCTTACGGAGAGACAAAATTAGCTGTTGAAAAAATCTTAAAATGGGGGGAAGTGGCTTATGGTATTAACTATATAGTCCTAAGATATTTTAATGTTGCAGGAGCCCATAAAAGTGGTAAGATTGGAGAAGATCATAGCCCAGAAACCCATTTGATTCCTATTATATTGCAGGTAGCATTGGGTAAGAGGGAAAAGATTATGATTTATGGAGAAGATTATCCAACAAAGGATGGTAGTTGTATCAGAGATTATATACATGTTATGGATTTAGCAGATGCCCATATTCTAGCTGTAGATAAACTGCGAAAGGGAGATAGGAGCGCTACTTATAACCTTGGAAATGGGGAAGGCTTTAGCGTAAAAGGAGTGATAGAAGTTGCAAGGAAGGTTACAGGACACGCAATCCCAGCAGAAGTGGCAGGTCGCCGTCCAGGAGATCCGGCAATTTTGATTGCATCTTCAGAAAAGATTATAACAGAGCTTGGATGGAACCCTAAACATGCTTCTCTAGAAGAAATTATAGCTAGTGCATGGAAATGGCATCAAGGACACCCAGATGGTTATGGGAAGTAG
- a CDS encoding flavodoxin family protein produces MKVVAFNGSPNKEGNTYHAIKIVTDELEKEGIEVEIIHVGGKEIRGCMACNQCMRNRDEKCVLPGDEVNTWIQKMKEAEGIILGSPVHYSSLAATMKSFLDRAFYVTSGNKGMLRHKVGASVVAVRRSGGLPTFDQLNNYINYSEMLIPTSNYWNVIHGTRPGEALQDEEGVQIMRILGKNMAWLLKLVEHGKESIQAPEIEKKSFMNFIR; encoded by the coding sequence ATGAAGGTAGTAGCTTTTAATGGAAGTCCTAATAAGGAAGGAAATACTTACCATGCTATAAAAATAGTAACGGATGAACTAGAAAAAGAAGGCATAGAAGTAGAAATAATTCATGTTGGCGGTAAGGAAATAAGAGGATGTATGGCCTGTAATCAATGTATGAGGAACAGAGACGAAAAATGTGTTCTTCCAGGGGATGAGGTGAATACATGGATTCAAAAGATGAAGGAGGCAGAAGGTATCATTTTAGGTTCACCTGTTCACTATTCATCATTAGCAGCAACCATGAAGTCTTTTTTAGACAGGGCTTTTTATGTTACAAGTGGTAATAAAGGAATGCTAAGACATAAGGTGGGAGCATCTGTTGTTGCTGTAAGACGTTCTGGTGGTCTCCCAACCTTTGATCAACTAAACAACTATATCAATTATTCAGAAATGTTGATCCCCACTTCAAACTATTGGAATGTTATTCACGGTACTAGACCAGGAGAGGCATTACAGGATGAAGAAGGGGTACAAATTATGAGAATCCTAGGGAAAAATATGGCGTGGCTTTTAAAGTTAGTTGAACATGGAAAGGAATCTATTCAAGCGCCAGAAATAGAAAAAAAATCTTTTATGAACTTTATTCGTTAA